A region from the Nocardioides exalbidus genome encodes:
- a CDS encoding DUF4439 domain-containing protein — MSVLDALQSTLADEHGALYAYGVLGARTSQSATPALYDAVTAGYRRHRARRDQLRAMVEDAGGQPVSAAAAYDVGGPLLTGPQVQAAALALEADSVAVLLALVAQSTSDVREWALTEATWSAAWQLELGGAAQTWPGAPELD, encoded by the coding sequence GTGAGCGTCCTCGACGCGTTGCAGAGCACGCTCGCCGACGAGCACGGGGCCCTCTACGCGTACGGCGTCCTGGGCGCCCGCACGTCGCAGTCGGCGACCCCGGCGCTCTACGACGCCGTGACCGCCGGCTACCGGCGCCACCGGGCCCGGCGCGACCAGCTGCGCGCCATGGTCGAGGACGCCGGCGGTCAGCCCGTCTCGGCCGCGGCGGCGTACGACGTCGGGGGGCCGCTGCTGACCGGCCCCCAGGTGCAGGCGGCCGCGCTCGCGCTCGAGGCGGACTCGGTGGCGGTGCTGCTCGCCCTCGTGGCGCAGTCGACGAGCGACGTGCGCGAGTGGGCCCTGACCGAGGCGACCTGGTCGGCGGCCTGGCAGCTGGAGCTGGGCGGCGCGGCCCAGACCTGGCCCGGCGCCCCCGAGCTCGACTGA
- a CDS encoding HAD family hydrolase — translation MAIEAVIFDWGGTLTRWHDVDFHAESVALAQAVRASPSPDDDHHAHAARLHGAGAALWGRSRDHQQSATIADLFTEAGLEHDPELLQAYYDFWEPHTLTDPEVRPMFEELRAAGLKVGVLSNTIWPREWHVGFFERDGVYDLVDGDVYSSEIPWTKPSPLAFRAAMDAVGVSDPSACVYVGDRLFDDVWGAHNAGLLAIHVPLSAIPPEQVGHTEGEPDARVTSLAQVPAVVRTLDKG, via the coding sequence ATGGCGATCGAGGCAGTGATCTTCGACTGGGGCGGCACCCTCACGCGCTGGCACGACGTCGACTTCCACGCCGAGTCGGTGGCGCTCGCCCAGGCCGTGCGTGCCTCGCCGTCGCCCGACGACGACCACCACGCGCACGCCGCGCGCCTGCACGGCGCAGGTGCGGCCTTGTGGGGACGGAGCCGTGACCACCAGCAGAGCGCGACGATCGCCGACCTCTTCACCGAGGCCGGGCTCGAGCACGACCCCGAACTGCTGCAGGCCTACTACGACTTCTGGGAGCCGCACACCCTCACCGACCCGGAGGTGCGGCCGATGTTCGAGGAGCTGCGCGCGGCGGGGCTCAAGGTCGGTGTCCTGTCCAACACCATCTGGCCGCGTGAGTGGCACGTCGGCTTCTTCGAGCGCGACGGGGTGTACGACCTCGTCGACGGCGACGTCTACTCCAGCGAGATCCCGTGGACCAAGCCGTCGCCGCTGGCGTTCCGGGCCGCGATGGACGCGGTCGGGGTCAGCGACCCGTCCGCCTGCGTCTACGTGGGGGACCGCCTCTTCGACGACGTCTGGGGCGCCCACAACGCCGGTCTCCTGGCGATCCACGTCCCGCTCAGCGCGATCCCTCCCGAGCAGGTCGGACACACCGAGGGTGAGCCGGACGCGAGGGTCACCTCCCTGGCGCAGGTGCCGGCGGTCGTCCGGACGTTGGACAAGGGCTGA
- a CDS encoding proline--tRNA ligase: protein MTGRLLRMSTLFVRTLRDDPNDAEVPSHKLLVRAGYIRRAAPGIYTWLPLGLRVLRRIEDIIREEMDEMGAQELSFPALLPKEPYEATGRWTEYGPNIFRLQDRKGADYLLGPTHEEMFTLVVKDLYSSYKDLPLSIYQIQTKYRDEARPRAGLLRGREFVMKDSYSFDVSDAGLEESYQKHRDAYVRIFDRLGFEYVIVKATSGAMGGSASEEFLAKAEVGEDTYVRCTRCDYAANVEAVTVPAPAAVSYDDVPAAHAEDTPGTPTIDSLVDHLNEAFPRDDRPWVAGDTLKNVLVVLKHPDGTREPLAIGVPGDREVDQKRLEGQLEPIEVEPMDEAEFAKHPALVKGYIGPGSLGEESTSGIRFVVDPRISEGTRWVTGADVHGSHVIDMTVGRDFTPDGTIEAAEVRDGDACPSCSVRGDDGVLESARGVEMGHIFQLGRKYADALGLQVLDENGKLVTVTMGSYGIGPSRAVAAIAEGTLDELGLCWPRDVAPADVHVVAAGKEEAVHAAAEQLARDLKDAGLEVLLDDRAGKVSPGVKFKDAELIGVPTIVTVGRGLADGVVEVRDRKSGEREDVAVADAAARIVGLVRS from the coding sequence ATGACTGGCCGCCTCCTCCGCATGTCGACCCTGTTCGTGCGCACCCTGCGCGACGACCCCAACGACGCCGAGGTGCCGAGCCACAAGCTGCTGGTCCGCGCGGGCTACATCCGCCGCGCCGCGCCCGGCATCTACACCTGGCTGCCCCTGGGCCTGCGGGTGCTACGCCGCATCGAGGACATCATCCGCGAGGAGATGGACGAGATGGGTGCGCAGGAGCTGTCGTTCCCCGCCCTGCTGCCCAAGGAGCCCTACGAGGCGACCGGCCGCTGGACCGAGTACGGCCCCAACATCTTCCGCCTCCAGGACCGCAAGGGCGCCGACTACCTCCTCGGCCCCACCCACGAGGAGATGTTCACCCTCGTGGTGAAGGACCTCTACTCCTCCTACAAGGACCTGCCCCTCTCGATCTACCAGATCCAGACCAAGTACCGCGACGAGGCGCGTCCACGCGCGGGCCTGCTGCGCGGGCGCGAGTTCGTCATGAAGGACTCCTACTCCTTCGACGTCTCGGACGCCGGGCTCGAGGAGTCCTACCAGAAGCACCGCGACGCCTACGTCCGGATCTTCGACCGCCTCGGCTTCGAGTACGTCATCGTCAAGGCGACCTCCGGCGCCATGGGCGGGTCGGCCAGCGAGGAGTTCCTCGCCAAGGCCGAGGTCGGCGAGGACACCTACGTCCGCTGCACCCGCTGCGACTACGCCGCCAACGTCGAGGCCGTCACGGTCCCCGCGCCCGCTGCGGTGTCGTACGACGACGTCCCCGCCGCGCACGCCGAGGACACCCCCGGCACACCCACCATCGACTCGCTGGTCGACCACCTCAACGAGGCGTTCCCCCGCGACGACCGCCCCTGGGTCGCCGGCGACACGCTCAAGAACGTCCTGGTCGTGCTCAAGCACCCCGACGGCACCCGTGAGCCCCTCGCCATCGGCGTGCCCGGTGACCGCGAGGTCGACCAGAAGCGCCTCGAGGGCCAGCTCGAGCCCATCGAGGTCGAGCCCATGGACGAGGCCGAGTTCGCCAAGCACCCCGCGCTGGTCAAGGGCTACATCGGCCCCGGGTCCCTGGGGGAGGAATCGACCTCCGGCATCCGCTTCGTCGTCGACCCCCGCATCTCCGAGGGCACCCGCTGGGTCACCGGCGCCGACGTGCACGGCTCCCACGTCATCGACATGACCGTCGGCCGCGACTTCACGCCCGACGGCACGATCGAGGCCGCCGAGGTCCGCGATGGCGACGCCTGCCCGAGCTGCTCCGTCCGGGGCGACGACGGCGTCCTCGAGTCCGCACGCGGCGTCGAGATGGGCCACATCTTCCAGCTCGGTCGCAAGTACGCCGACGCCCTCGGCCTGCAGGTCCTCGACGAGAACGGCAAGCTCGTCACCGTCACGATGGGCTCCTACGGCATCGGTCCGTCGCGTGCCGTGGCGGCCATCGCCGAGGGCACCCTCGACGAGCTGGGCCTGTGCTGGCCCCGCGACGTCGCGCCCGCCGACGTCCACGTCGTCGCCGCCGGCAAGGAGGAGGCGGTCCACGCCGCCGCCGAGCAGCTGGCCCGCGACCTCAAGGACGCCGGTCTCGAGGTGCTCCTCGACGACCGGGCCGGCAAGGTCAGCCCCGGTGTGAAGTTCAAGGACGCCGAGCTCATCGGCGTGCCCACGATCGTCACGGTCGGCCGCGGCCTGGCCGACGGCGTCGTCGAGGTGCGCGACCGCAAGTCCGGCGAGCGCGAGGACGTCGCGGTTGCCGACGCCGCGGCGCGCATCGTGGGCCTGGTCCGGAGCTGA
- a CDS encoding CHAT domain-containing protein — translation MELPQALMLGAELGGRVRSARAAGLVDEWLAEASGFRGSHLGTTRALGWLALARRRANAGEVGGVLRACERGLAALDEHQATFGSQELRALSSSHGAELAELGTRTALASGDARRLLRWAERWRATALSIPWAGAEHDAATTADLAALRAQHSRLAEARSAGQPTERLQARATRLEQAVRQRLFHERGSGETASALDVPELLDALREDDTTLVELTEVDGELHALVAGRGRVRHLHVGPALAASKAVDFSLFTLRQASRGRRTQVEAAGARLQQAVLGRALDRVGESRVVVSGTSTLQGVPWGLLPALADRPFSSTPSARLWLRARSARPADPDRRVMLVGPGLGSGGAEVPAVAAQDPKAQVLDGDGATVAASLAALDGAALAHVAAHGHFREDSPLFSSLVMSDGPLLVHDLQRLERPPHRVVLSACESGVMAPVGDQELLGLAAALLSMGTAGVVSSLAEVDDAATVEVMVALHASLRAGGGLGDALLAARQAAEGDPVMAATAASFTVLGT, via the coding sequence ATGGAGCTGCCTCAGGCGCTGATGCTCGGCGCCGAGCTGGGCGGTCGCGTCCGGTCGGCGCGTGCCGCGGGTCTCGTCGACGAGTGGCTGGCCGAGGCCTCGGGCTTCCGCGGCTCGCACCTGGGGACGACCCGCGCGCTGGGCTGGCTCGCGCTCGCGCGTCGGCGGGCCAACGCGGGTGAGGTGGGCGGAGTGCTCCGCGCCTGCGAACGCGGCCTCGCGGCGCTCGACGAGCACCAGGCGACCTTCGGCAGCCAGGAGCTGCGCGCGCTCTCGTCCAGCCACGGCGCCGAGCTGGCCGAGCTCGGCACCCGGACCGCACTGGCGTCCGGCGACGCGCGCCGACTGCTCCGGTGGGCCGAGAGGTGGCGGGCCACCGCTCTCTCGATCCCGTGGGCGGGCGCCGAGCACGATGCGGCGACCACGGCGGACCTCGCAGCCCTGCGCGCCCAGCACAGTCGCCTCGCCGAGGCGCGCTCAGCTGGGCAACCCACCGAACGGCTCCAGGCCCGCGCCACCAGGCTCGAGCAGGCGGTGCGCCAGCGGCTCTTCCACGAGCGTGGCTCGGGCGAGACGGCCTCGGCCCTCGACGTCCCCGAGCTCCTCGACGCCCTGCGCGAGGACGACACCACGCTCGTCGAGCTGACCGAGGTCGACGGCGAGCTCCACGCCCTCGTCGCCGGCCGCGGTCGGGTCCGCCACCTCCACGTCGGCCCGGCCCTGGCGGCCTCGAAGGCCGTCGACTTCTCGCTCTTCACGCTGCGCCAGGCCTCGCGCGGTCGTCGTACGCAGGTCGAGGCGGCGGGCGCCCGCCTCCAGCAGGCCGTGCTCGGCCGCGCGCTCGACCGGGTGGGGGAGTCGCGCGTCGTCGTGTCCGGCACGTCCACGCTGCAGGGCGTGCCGTGGGGACTGCTGCCGGCACTGGCCGACCGCCCCTTCAGCAGCACGCCGTCCGCGCGGCTGTGGCTGCGCGCGAGGTCTGCCCGGCCGGCCGACCCCGACCGCCGCGTGATGCTCGTCGGACCCGGGCTGGGCAGCGGCGGCGCCGAGGTCCCCGCTGTCGCCGCGCAGGACCCGAAGGCACAGGTGCTCGACGGCGACGGCGCCACGGTCGCGGCCTCCCTCGCCGCGCTCGACGGCGCGGCCCTGGCTCACGTCGCCGCCCACGGTCACTTCCGTGAGGACAGCCCGCTCTTCTCCTCGCTCGTGATGTCCGACGGACCGCTCCTCGTGCACGACCTCCAGCGGCTCGAGCGTCCGCCACACCGCGTGGTGCTGTCGGCCTGCGAGTCCGGCGTGATGGCCCCCGTCGGCGACCAGGAGCTCCTCGGCCTCGCCGCCGCGCTGCTCTCGATGGGCACCGCGGGAGTGGTCTCGAGCCTCGCCGAGGTCGACGACGCCGCGACCGTCGAGGTGATGGTCGCGCTGCACGCCAGCCTCCGCGCCGGAGGGGGGCTCGGTGACGCGCTGCTGGCCGCCAGACAGGCCGCGGAAGGCGATCCGGTGATGGCCGCCACCGCCGCGTCGTTCACCGTGCTCGGCACCTGA
- a CDS encoding alpha/beta hydrolase, which translates to MNPIGDLTRRLVYQAGRTRGDLPPTTYELDRDGTVVRGWVTRPGSARAVVYFGGNIEDVSGWRQRFRTSLGGRTSYLVAYRGHGASDGIPTERDLVEDGIAVLLDVAGRHESVAVIGRSLGSGVAAQVCSDPRVRDVVESVVLVTPFDSLSGVMRTLFGGLPVDLLVPDRFPSVEHVGAIAAPILVVRAGHDTIVRPEATDRLVAALPPGARVVELPEEDHVSVAQPDAYWNEIQRFLGEPVT; encoded by the coding sequence GTGAACCCGATCGGTGACCTGACCCGGCGCCTGGTCTACCAGGCGGGCCGGACGCGCGGGGACCTCCCGCCCACCACCTACGAGCTGGACCGCGACGGCACGGTGGTGCGCGGCTGGGTCACCCGACCCGGGTCGGCCCGCGCGGTGGTCTACTTCGGCGGCAACATCGAGGACGTGAGCGGCTGGCGCCAGCGCTTCCGTACGTCGCTGGGCGGGCGCACGTCGTACCTCGTCGCCTACCGCGGCCACGGCGCCTCCGACGGCATCCCGACCGAGCGCGACCTGGTCGAGGACGGGATCGCGGTGCTGCTCGACGTCGCGGGGCGGCACGAGTCGGTCGCCGTGATCGGGCGCAGCCTCGGCAGCGGGGTGGCGGCGCAGGTCTGCTCCGACCCGCGGGTGCGCGACGTGGTGGAGTCGGTGGTGCTGGTGACGCCGTTCGACAGCCTGTCCGGGGTCATGCGCACCCTCTTCGGCGGCCTGCCCGTCGACCTCTTGGTGCCCGACCGCTTCCCGTCCGTGGAGCACGTCGGCGCCATCGCGGCGCCGATCCTCGTGGTCCGCGCCGGGCACGACACGATCGTGCGCCCCGAGGCCACCGACCGCCTCGTGGCCGCCCTGCCACCGGGTGCCCGGGTCGTCGAGCTCCCCGAGGAGGACCACGTCTCGGTCGCGCAGCCGGACGCCTACTGGAACGAGATCCAGCGGTTCCTCGGGGAGCCCGTCACCTGA
- the rimP gene encoding ribosome maturation factor RimP, whose protein sequence is MSSHQDATRDRIEAELVDPLSVMDLDVEAVEITPAGKRRVLRVAVDKDGGVTLDDVADATREISRVLDESDVMGEMPYTLEVTSRGVDRPLTLPRHWRRNEDRLVKATLTDGSSLTGRILTSSEESATLDVSGAKHEVAYADVAKALVQIEFNRKSDTKDD, encoded by the coding sequence ATGAGTTCCCACCAGGACGCCACCCGGGACCGCATCGAAGCGGAGCTGGTCGACCCCCTGAGCGTGATGGACCTCGACGTCGAGGCCGTCGAGATCACCCCGGCCGGCAAGCGCCGCGTGCTGCGCGTCGCGGTCGACAAGGACGGCGGCGTCACCCTCGACGACGTCGCCGACGCGACGCGCGAGATCTCCCGGGTGCTCGACGAGTCCGACGTGATGGGCGAGATGCCCTACACGCTCGAGGTGACCAGCCGGGGCGTCGACCGCCCCCTGACCCTGCCGCGCCACTGGCGCCGCAACGAGGACCGCCTCGTCAAGGCCACGCTCACCGACGGGTCGAGCCTGACCGGACGGATCCTCACCTCGTCGGAGGAGTCGGCCACGCTCGACGTCTCCGGCGCGAAGCACGAGGTCGCCTACGCCGACGTGGCCAAGGCGCTCGTGCAGATCGAGTTCAACCGCAAGAGCGACACGAAGGACGACTGA
- the nusA gene encoding transcription termination factor NusA, with protein MDIDLSILRMLEREKEISFEVLAEAIEQALLTAYQRATESSHPARVELDRKSGHVTVWAREVDDEGNAGPEYDDTPDGFGRIAATTAKQVMLQRLRDAEDEIKFGEFSGKEGDIISGIIQQGRNPDDVMVDLGKLEAILPISERVPGESYVHGERIKCLVTSVRKGMRGPQITLSRSHPTLVKKLFALEVPEIADGTVEVAAIAREAGHRTKIAVHSTIPGVNAKGACIGPMGQRVRNVMSELHGEKIDIVDWAEDPGELVAHALSPARVNSVEIVDLAARSCRVVVPDFQLSLAIGKEGQNARLAARLTGWRIDIRSDEAPDPADD; from the coding sequence ATGGACATCGATCTGAGCATCCTGCGGATGCTGGAGCGCGAGAAGGAGATCTCCTTCGAGGTGCTGGCCGAGGCCATCGAGCAGGCCCTGCTCACCGCCTACCAGCGCGCCACCGAGTCGTCCCACCCCGCCCGCGTCGAGCTCGACCGCAAGAGCGGCCACGTGACGGTGTGGGCCCGCGAGGTCGACGACGAGGGCAACGCCGGCCCGGAGTACGACGACACGCCCGACGGCTTCGGCCGCATCGCCGCGACCACCGCCAAGCAGGTGATGCTGCAGCGCCTGCGCGACGCCGAGGACGAGATCAAGTTCGGCGAGTTCTCCGGCAAGGAGGGCGACATCATCTCGGGCATCATCCAGCAGGGTCGCAACCCCGACGACGTGATGGTCGACCTCGGCAAGCTCGAGGCGATCCTGCCGATCAGCGAGCGGGTGCCGGGGGAGAGCTACGTCCACGGCGAGCGCATCAAGTGCCTGGTGACCTCGGTCCGCAAGGGCATGCGCGGCCCGCAGATCACTCTGTCGCGCTCGCACCCGACGCTGGTCAAGAAGCTCTTCGCCCTCGAGGTGCCCGAGATCGCCGACGGCACCGTCGAGGTCGCCGCCATCGCCCGCGAGGCCGGCCACCGCACCAAGATCGCGGTCCACTCCACGATTCCCGGTGTCAACGCCAAGGGCGCGTGCATCGGCCCGATGGGCCAGCGCGTGCGCAACGTGATGAGCGAGCTGCACGGCGAGAAGATCGACATCGTCGACTGGGCCGAGGACCCCGGTGAGCTCGTGGCCCACGCGCTGTCGCCGGCCCGGGTCAACTCGGTCGAGATCGTCGACCTGGCCGCCCGCTCGTGCCGCGTCGTCGTGCCAGACTTCCAGCTCTCCCTCGCCATCGGCAAGGAGGGCCAGAACGCCCGGCTCGCCGCCCGCCTCACGGGCTGGCGGATCGACATCCGCTCGGACGAGGCGCCCGACCCCGCCGACGACTGA
- a CDS encoding S8 family peptidase, whose protein sequence is MGDWKIGDDARRRSTDQLRDLKEANDGAVAWDTEAPADFTYLYHPDRLLVDADDADAFDQALRRLDEGIFQDPPKRDDVVLLDGELLRYLLPPRAGGQTVLDVLDLLERGGLRRGAASPDHWVHVSPGGPGGTACPAVEPMETGLKEPWPPVAVQEKGCEVSVVVVDTGWHPPAATDPRTPWMHDIEGDDELNGPDLRPYAGHGTFIAGVVRCMAPQTKIFVEGFAVGGIGGGGILESDLVVQLEEALTHDPQVINLSAGCRTRDDLPSIAFEKFYRTRLRKRDCVLVAAAGNDGWAAPFWPAAAPWCVGVGSLDRDGRVSEFSNFGVSADVFALGRNLVNAFPDGSFECHETPDKGDIRIFGTGMARWSGTSFAAPVVAGLIAREISESGSSAKEARDAVLARSVYDSDPMVGPHRELRQPYA, encoded by the coding sequence ATGGGCGACTGGAAGATCGGCGACGACGCACGACGACGCAGCACCGACCAGCTGAGGGACCTCAAGGAGGCCAACGACGGCGCCGTCGCCTGGGACACCGAGGCACCGGCGGACTTCACCTACCTCTACCACCCCGACCGCCTCCTGGTGGACGCCGACGACGCCGACGCGTTCGACCAGGCGCTCAGGCGCCTCGACGAGGGCATCTTCCAGGACCCGCCGAAGCGTGACGACGTGGTCCTGCTGGACGGCGAGCTGCTGCGCTACCTGCTGCCTCCGCGAGCGGGCGGGCAGACGGTCCTTGACGTGCTCGACCTGCTCGAGCGCGGAGGGCTGCGGCGAGGAGCCGCCTCTCCCGACCACTGGGTGCACGTGAGTCCCGGCGGCCCCGGCGGCACGGCCTGTCCGGCCGTCGAGCCGATGGAGACCGGTCTGAAGGAACCCTGGCCGCCGGTCGCCGTCCAGGAGAAGGGCTGCGAGGTGAGCGTCGTGGTCGTCGACACCGGCTGGCACCCGCCGGCCGCGACCGATCCCCGCACCCCGTGGATGCACGACATCGAGGGCGACGACGAGCTCAACGGACCCGACCTCCGCCCCTATGCCGGGCACGGGACCTTCATCGCCGGCGTCGTCCGGTGCATGGCTCCGCAGACGAAGATCTTCGTCGAGGGCTTCGCGGTCGGTGGCATCGGTGGGGGCGGGATCCTCGAGTCCGACCTCGTCGTGCAGCTGGAGGAGGCACTCACCCACGACCCGCAGGTGATCAACCTGTCAGCCGGCTGCCGCACCCGGGACGACCTGCCGTCGATCGCGTTCGAGAAGTTCTACCGGACCCGGCTCCGCAAGCGGGACTGCGTGCTGGTCGCCGCCGCCGGCAACGACGGCTGGGCGGCGCCCTTCTGGCCCGCCGCAGCCCCGTGGTGCGTCGGGGTGGGCTCGCTCGACCGTGACGGTCGGGTCTCCGAGTTCTCCAACTTCGGCGTCTCGGCGGACGTGTTCGCGCTCGGTCGCAACCTCGTCAACGCGTTCCCCGACGGCAGCTTCGAGTGCCACGAGACACCCGACAAGGGCGACATCCGGATCTTCGGCACGGGCATGGCCCGCTGGAGCGGCACGTCGTTCGCCGCGCCGGTCGTCGCGGGCCTGATCGCCCGCGAGATCAGCGAGAGCGGCTCATCGGCCAAGGAGGCCCGCGACGCCGTCCTCGCCCGGTCGGTCTACGACTCCGACCCGATGGTCGGTCCACACCGGGAGCTGCGCCAGCCCTACGCCTGA